The following are encoded in a window of Panicum virgatum strain AP13 chromosome 5N, P.virgatum_v5, whole genome shotgun sequence genomic DNA:
- the LOC120673866 gene encoding 4-diphosphocytidyl-2-C-methyl-D-erythritol kinase, chloroplastic-like, whose product MACSAHLLSQSLYSSHHASPAARGNLRSGARPPARASPAARPGSSVRGCRGVSLRVAASFEQGRRQVEVSYDPQAKFNQLADQIDKDAGMTRLNLFSPCKINLFLRITGKRPDGFHDLASLFHVISLGDTVKFSLSPSKSRDRLSTNVPGVPVDESNLIIKALNLYRQKTGTDNFFWIHLDKKVPTGAGLGGGSSNAATALWAANQFAGCIASEKDLQEWSGEIGSDIPFFFSRGAAYCTGRGEIVEDIPNPLPENLPLALIKPPEACPTAEVYKRFRLEQVSKADPLTLLKEITQNGISQDVCVNDLEPPAFEVLPSLKRLKKRIIAASRDDYNAVFMSGSGSTIVGIGSPDPPAFVYDEEDYKDVFVSEACFLTRDENEWYREPISSKAAFSKDDLAASVTD is encoded by the exons atGGCTTGCTCCGCGCACCTCCTGTCCCAGAGCCTCTACTCGTCCCACCACGCCAGCCCGGCCGCGCGCGGGAACCTCCGCTCCGGGGCGcgaccgccggcgcgggcgtccCCCGCGGCGAGGCCCGGCTCGAGCGTAAGAGGCTGCCGGGGTGTCAGCCTGAGGGTCGCCGCGTCGTTCGAGCAAGGGAGGCGGCAAGTGGAG GTCTCTTATGACCCACAAGCAAAGTTTAACCAGCTAGCGGACCAAATTGACAAGGATGCAGGGATGACACGGCTCAACCTATTCTCACCTTGCAAA ATTAATTTGTTCTTGAGGATAACAGGGAAGAGACCAGATGGGTTCCATGACCTGGCTTCTCTGTTTCAT GTCATAAGTTTGGGTGATACAGTCAAATTCTCGTTGTCACCAAGTAAGAGCAGAGATCGCCTGTCAACCAATGTTCCAGGTGTCCCAGTCGATGAAAGCAATTTG ATCATCAAGGCACTCAACCTTTACCGACAGAAAACTGGGACTGATAACTTTTTTTGG ATACATCTTGATAAGAAGGTCCCAACTGGTGCTGGTCTCGGTGGTGGAAGCAGTAATGCTGCAACTGCACTATGGGCTGCTAACCAGTTCGCTGGCTGCATAGCTTCAGAAAAGGATCTTCAAGAGTGGTCTGGTGAGATTGGATCAGAtatcccctttttcttttcgcGAGGAGCAGCATATTGTACTGGTAGAGGAGAG ATTGTCGAAGATATCCCAAATCCCTTGCCGGAAAATTTACCATTGGCTCTTATAAAGCCGCCTGAAGCATGCCCAACCGCTGAAGTTTACAAG AGATTCAGGTTGGAACAAGTTAGCAAAGCTGATCCTTTGACCTTGCTCAAAGAAATAACTCAAAATGGGATATCACAAGATGTCTGTGTTAATGACTTAG AGCCTCCAGCTTTTGAGGTGCTACCATCACTTAAGAGGTTGAAGAAACGAATTATTGCAGCTAGCAGGGATGATTACAATGCTGTTTTTATGTCAGGAAG TGGAAGCACAATTGTTGGAATTGGTTCTCCAGATCCACCTGCATTCGTATATGATGAGGAGGACTACAAGGATGTTTTCGTGTCAG AGGCTTGCTTCCTCACTCGCGATGAGAACGAATGGTACAGGGAGCCAATCTCGTCCAAAGCCGCGTTCAGCAAAGACGACTTAGCAGCCTCGGTTACTGACTGA
- the LOC120673867 gene encoding probable E3 ubiquitin-protein ligase RHC1A isoform X2 yields the protein MSNRATHWCYACRRPIRLHGHDIICPNCNDGFIQEISEMGGMLNTYGLIEPDFEERRARRFGMMEAMSSLMRQRMAAMDRMAEMDRNSVFDIHGRQGTSTEHGRRPISVPTLIFGSNPAPGPGRDSGNVNVVFSGGRRVGIDRPNFSRFLVGPSLEALFEQLLLQNNRQGPAPAPQSAIDSMPVVKINRRHLNDDPQCPVCKDKFELGAEAREMPCKHLYHTDCIIPWLVQHNSCPVCRHPLPSQRSGITNSSRAPSAYPNEAVGPGVTEADPEPVLVNNDGASQETHSSFSSLWPFGPSSFHPTSYQYQETVDEPAAYDPNQIGYSEWYYDH from the coding sequence ATGTCAAATAGAGCCACACATTGGTGCTATGCCTGTCGGCGGCCAATTCGCCTCCACGGACATGATATCATATGCCCCAACTGCAACGATGGTTTTATCCAGGAAATCAGTGAGATGGGTGGCATGTTGAACACTTATGGACTAATTGAACCAGACTTTGAGGAGCGTCGAGCTAGAAGATTTGGGATGATGGAGGCCATGTCTTCCCTTATGCGGCAACGTATGGCAGCAATGGACAGGATGGCAGAAATGGACAGAAACAGTGTGTTTGATATCCATGGTAGACAAGGGACCAGTACTGAACATGGAAGGCGGCCAATTTCTGTTCCTACACTGATATTTGGCAGCAACCCTGCTCCTGGTCCTGGACGTGATAGTGGTAAtgttaatgttgtattctcTGGAGGCCGCAGAGTTGGCATTGACCGTCCAAATTTCAGTCGTTTCCTTGTTGGTCCCAGCCTTGAAGCTCTATTTGAGCAGCTACTCCTCCAGAATAACCGTCAAGGCCCAGCTCCTGCTCCACAGTCGGCTATTGACTCCATGCCTGTGGTGAAGATAAACCGCAGGCATCTCAACGACGATCCACAGTGCCCAGTTTGCAAAGACAAGTTCGAGCTTGGAGCAGAGGCGAGGGAGATGCCATGCAAGCACTTGTACCATACCGACTGCATCATCCCCTGGCTTGTGCAGCACAATTCTTGCCCTGTATGCCGCCATCCGCTGCCATCGCAACGATCAGGCATTACCAATAGCTCCCGCGCACCTTCAGCCTACCCCAACGAAGCCGTTGGTCCTGGTGTCACCGAAGCAGATCCTGAGCCTGTGCTAGTAAACAATGATGGTGCAAGTCAGGAAACACACAGCTCCTTCTCGTCTCTCTGGCCATTTGGCCCGTCGAGTTTCCATCCCACTTCTTACCAGTATCAAGAAACTGTTGATGAGCCTGCAGCATACGATCCAAACCAGATAGGGTATTCCGAGTGGTACTATGACCACTGA
- the LOC120675019 gene encoding uncharacterized protein LOC120675019, with amino-acid sequence MYNSVDGYFRGYIVKWKISLISDLSIPLGLSSLQLALTLQLAPPTTAVRVAGDQKLHGHLQCAKEHDCDEHPVVGAEQRPAAEEHGAGHPAKCEQQRRDGLGGLFDGRRTDELPESGGKRWGVLLREADRVILDGWRSQMKGWCEGFLEKVCDRPPAQDLL; translated from the exons ATGTACAATAGTGTAGACGGCTACT TCAGGGGTTATATTGTAAAATGGAAAATTTCTCTGATCTCTGATCTCTCGATTCCTCTCGGCCTCTCATCTCTCCAGCTTGCGTTGACCTTGCAGCTTGCTCCGCCCACGACGGCGGTCCGAGTCGCCGGCGACCAAAAGCTCCACGGCCACCTCCAGTGCGCCAAAGAGCATGATTGCGACGAGCACCCCGTAGTAGGGGCAGAGCAGCGCCCTGCTGCTGAGGAACA tggcgCCGGGCACCCTGCAAAGTGCGAGCAGCAGCGCCGCGACGGCCTTGGTGGCCTGTTTGATGGACGGCGGACCGACGAGCTGCCGGAGAGTGGAGGAAAG CGATGGGGAGTGCTGCTCCGAGAGGCTGACAGAGTGATCTTAGATGGATGGAGATCCCAGATGAAAGGATGGTGCGAGGGATTCTTGGAGAAAGTCTGTGATCGCCCACCGGCGCAAGATCTTTTGTAG
- the LOC120673868 gene encoding EID1-like F-box protein 3, producing the protein MSDGARNTRRFLGASSSGAGSASYRDGGAGGIAAARRSSDVNAGILDENVLALVFRSINFDPKALCTVARVSRRLRAVAERVLWRELCISRAPRMVATLTGVAVGGAAPPGRIVGGWPALAKLLLFCCGAASAAVPGHFTGVSRFSKTSGRSFLSRRCRGDLLYVSDPCEHAAPGAADDVGAYRGVFRGFMRSRTRACLVGRRAALETRVRCPYCGARVWSMVAAGLVPRSAWRRLGAYEGRLEYYVCVSGHLHGNCWLARLTSSDGDHDGDSEDDDDDDASTEGHSDDGHAAS; encoded by the coding sequence ATGAGCGACGGCGCGCGGAACACGCGCCGGTTCCTCGGCGCgtccagcagcggcgccggcagcgCGAGCTaccgggacggcggcgccggcggcattgcggcggcgcggcggagcagcgacgTCAACGCGGGGATCCTGGACGAGAATGTCCTGGCGCTCGTGTTCCGGTCGATCAACTTCGACCCCAAGGCGCTCTGCACCGTGGCCCGCGTCAGCCGCCGGCTGCGCGCCGTCGCGGAGCGCGTGCTGTGGCGGGAGCTCTGCATCTCCCGGGCGCCGCGGATGGTGGCCACGCTGACGGGGGTCGCGGTGGGCGGGGCGGCGCCCCCCGGGCGCATTGTGGGCGGGTGGCCGGCGCTGGCGAAGCTGCTCCTCTTCTgctgcggcgcggcgtcggcggccgtgCCGGGCCACTTCACGGGGGTGTCCCGGTTCTCCAAGACCTCCGGGCGGAGCTTCCTGTCGCGGCGGTGCCGGGGCGACCTGCTGTACGTGTCGGACCCCTGCGAGCACGccgcgccgggcgccgccgacgACGTGGGCGCCTACCGCGGCGTGTTCCGCGGGTTCATGCGCTCCCGGACGCGGGCGTGCCTGGTGGGGCGGCGGGCCGCGCTGGAGACGCGCGTGCGCTGCCCCTACTGCGGCGCGCGCGTCTGGAGCATGGTGGCCGCCGGGCTGGTGCCCCGCAGCGCGTGGCGCCGGCTGGGCGCCTACGAGGGCCGCCTCGAGTACTACGTCTGCGTCAGCGGCCACCTCCATGGCAACTGCTGGCTCGCGCGCCTCACCTCCAGCGACGGCGACCACGACGGGGActcggaggacgacgacgacgacgacgcgtcCACGGAAGGCCACAGCGACGACGGCCATGCCGCGTCCTAG